The following are encoded in a window of Acipenser ruthenus chromosome 26, fAciRut3.2 maternal haplotype, whole genome shotgun sequence genomic DNA:
- the LOC117430299 gene encoding rap1 GTPase-activating protein 2-like isoform X12 translates to MMGILRSWSLSAEFFDMLERMQDDYIPYPRIEEILEKGGPYSLVILPQFGGYWIEDPESVGTPSSADSSFYEEEDGGLSPGTFGYKLECNGTARAYRKHFLGKEHMNFYCSGSSLGNLILSLKYEEVENQEYLRIILRSKVKTLHDRISLAGLCKLPSIPQIAKALCDDVTGLKFNPVLYPRASQLIVTYDEHEVNNTFKFGVVYQKSGQISEEQLFGNNEESPAFEEFLNLLGDKIQLQDFKGFRGGLDVTHGQTGAESVYTVFKDREIMFHVSTKLPYTEGDTQQLQRKRHIGNDIVAAVFQEENTPFVPDMIASNFLHAYIVVQVEDPCTDHTSYKVSVTAREDVPPFGPSLPNPAVFKKGPEFREFLLTKLINAENACYKSDKFAKLEGRTRAALIDNLHDEIHSQTMAMLGLGSDEDKLENGSHHGFLESFKRAIRVRSHSMETMVGTHKKHHSGGVPGSLSGVISQNSSECTKSTFSPPVLSAKSPLKSPGKRRSGLFPRLHASTESQGDSRTRCDSLSSAQKTPDSGHVSQDVKSETSSNPSSPEICTNKERSYIKLKDSSRSNISRSSSSTSSSSMAGESEALEENESASSQPSTASPFRGDAFLYSPSLSCDSQSSAPPVIMCRSPTDVKSKTSPRSNLKFRFDKLSHSSTINQERRGMDLIAEDASGT, encoded by the exons gaTGATTACATTCCCTATCCACGAATTGAAGAG ATCCTGGAGAAGGGGGGTCCGTACTCGCTGGTGATCCTGCCCCAGTTTGGGGGGTACTGGATCGAGGATCCTGAGAGCGTGGGCACCCCCTCCTCGGCAGACAGCAGCTTCTATGAGGAAGAGGACGGGGGCTTGAGCCCTGGCACCTTCGGGTACAAACTGGAGTGCAATGGCACCGCGCGTGCCTACCGGAAACACTTCCTGGGCAAG GAGCATATGAATTTTTACTGCAGTGGCAGCAGCCTGGGAAACCTCATTCTCTCCCTGAAGTATGAGGAAGTGGAAAACCAGGAATACCTCCGAATAATACTCAG GTCCAAAGTCAAAACCTTACACGACAGAATCTCCCTGGCTGGACTCTGCAAGCTTCCCAGCATCCCGCagatagccaag GCTCTCTGTGATGATGTGACTGGTTTGAAGTTCAATCCTGTGCTCTACCCAAGG GCGTCCCAGCTGATAGTAACTTACGATGAGCATGAAGTCAACAACACCTTCAAGTTCGGCGTGGTCTATCAGAAATCCGGACAG ATCTCCGAGGAGCAGCTCTTTGGAAATAATGAAGAAAGCCCTGCTTTTGAAGAATTCCTAAACTTACTTGGGGACAAGATCCAGCTGCAGGATTTTAAAGG TTTCCGAGGAGGTCTTGACGTGACCCACGGCCAGACTGGTGCAGAGTCCGTCTACACTGTGTTCAAAGACCGAGAGATCATGTTCCACGTCTCCACCAAGCTGCCCTACACTGAGGGAGACACGCAGCAG CTGCAGAGGAAGAGGCACATTGGGAATGACATTGTAGCCGCGGTGTTTCAGGAAGAGAACACACCTTTCGTGCCGGACATGATCGCGTCGAACTTCCTGCACGCCTACATCGTCGTGCAAGTCGAGGACCCCTGCACGGACCACACCTCCTACAAG GTGTCAGTAACCGCGAGAGAGGATGTCCCTCCCTTTGGTCCGTCCCTGCCAAACCCGGCCGTCTTTAAGAAG GGTCCGGAGTTCAGAGAGTTCCTGCTTACGAAGCTGATCAACGCAGAGAATGCCTGCTACAAGTCCGACAAGTTTGCGAAGCTGGAG GGTCGGACGCGGGCAGCGCTGATTGATAACCTCCACGACGAGATCCACTCGCAGACGATGGCCATGCTGGGGCTGGGCTCCGACGAGGATAAGCTGGAGAACGGCAGCCACCACGGCTTCCTCGAGTCCTTCAAG agggcGATCCGCGTGCGCAGCCACTCCATGGAGACGATGGTGGGCACCCACAAGAAGCACCACAGCGGGGGGGTGCCGGGCAGCCTGAGCGGGGTGATCTCCCAGAACAGCAGCGAGTGCACCAAGAGCACCTTCTCG CCTCCGGTGCTGTCTGCAAAGAGCCCTCTGAAGAGTCCAGGGAAGAGGCGATCTGGGCTGTTCCCCCGCTTGCATGCCAGCACTGAGAGCCAGGGAGACAGCCGGACTCGatg TGACAGCCTCTCGAGTGCTCAGAAGACCCCAGACAGCGGCCACGTGTCACAGGATGTGAAGTCAGAGACCTCCTCCAATCCCAGCTCTCCTGAAATCTGCACCAATAAAGAGAG GTCCTACATCAAGCTGAAGGACAGCAGCCGCTCCAACATCTCCCGCTCCTCCTCCAGCACTAGCAGCAGCAGCATGGCCGGGGAGAGCGAGGCTCTGGAGGAGAACGAGAGTGCG AGCAGCCAGCCCTCCACAGCCTCCCCGTTCCGTGGCGATGCGTTTCTGTACAGCCCGTCGCTGAGCTGCGATTCCCAGAGCTCCGCCCCTCCCGTCATCATGTGCCGCAGCCCCACAG ACGTGAAGAGCAAGACGTCTCCAAGATCCAACTTGAAATTCAGGTTCGATAAACTGAGCCACTCCAGTACA ATTAACCAAGAAAGGAGGGGTATGGATTTGATTGCAGAAGATGCAAGTGGAACCTGA
- the LOC117429347 gene encoding tapasin-related protein-like, whose amino-acid sequence MFCNVAVICFWLLNAGSFSACFTLKQSGRMMCSFVEEQYYLGESMGPEIQYLQRNALLLLNSPDTEEERAARAREFQHSGVITFLVKDPSLHVARHADEDTDKLQCEMKRYSTAGIHVPWPGAGGVGSDTPDNWFTCTIKHRENQFSVTAFLRQPPSPESELRIGDTDTLRVSAVFVVHSGPTVVETALRRDVRLDCGFSVDHARPDVTVEWRLQLRGDRRKLFSYASRSGQAERLEGEVSVAEIPRGNASLRLAGVTLKSEGTYVCSVYVPPLYSSQDIQLDIVESPRVSVSPSSSLTLREGAEEKLVCDIDGYYPLDVQVEWLREVPGERRLPHVVKHILFTSHRHNMDGTYGISAFFLLRASLQDHGVDYTCRVSHKSLRVSIRKSVRLAVEAAPQIGTILLGFLFFVLLIMLAVLLKYLHKARETSNKKKPY is encoded by the exons ATGTTCTGTAATGTAGCTGTTATATGCTTTTGGTTACTAAATGCAG GCAGCTTCTCTGCCTGCTTTACCCTGAAGCAGTCCGGGAGGATGATGTGCTCCTTTGTGGAGGAGCAGTACTATTTGGGGGAGAGCATGGGACCGGAGATTCAGTACCTCCAGAGGAATGCCCTGCTGCTGCTGAACAGCCCCGACACGGAGGAGGAGAGGGCAGCCAGGGCCAGAGAATTCCAGCACAGCGGGGTCATCACATTCCTGGTGAAAG ATCCGTCTCTGCATGTGGCCCGCCACGCTGATGAGGACACAGACAAGCTGCAGTGTGAGATGAAGAGGTACAGCACAGCGGGGATCCATGTGCCCTGGCCTGGGGCAGGAGGAGTCGGGTCAGATACCCCAGACAACTGGTTCACCTGCACCATCAAACACAGAGAAAACCAGTTCAGTGTGACAGCCTTCCTCCGGCAGCCTCCCTCCCCGGAGAGCGAGCTGCGTATCGGAGACACGGACACCCTGCGTGTGTCGG CCGTGTTCGTGGTGCACTCCGGTCCTACCGTGGTGGAGACGGCCCTGCGGCGAGACGTGCGGCTGGACTGCGGTTTCTCCGTGGACCACGCCAGACCCGACGTGACGGTGGAGTGGCGGTTGCAGCTGCGCGGGGACCGGAGGAAGCTGTTCTCGTACGCGTCCCGCAGCGGGCAGGCGGAGCGGCTGGAGGGGGAGGTGTCGGTGGCAGAGATCCCTCGCGGGAACGCCTCGCTGCGGCTCGCCGGCGTCACGCTGAAGAGCGAGGGCACCTACGTCTGCTCTGTGTACGTGCCCCCGCTGTACAGCAGCCAGGACATCCAGCTCGACATCGTGG agaGCCCCAGGGTCTCCGTTAGCCCCTCCTCGTCCCTGACTCTGCGGGAGGGGGCGGAGGAGAAGCTGGTGTGTGACATCGATGGCTACTACCCACTGGACGTGCAGGTGGAATGGCTGCGGGAGGTCCCGGGGGAGCGCAGGCTGCCACACGTGGTCAAGCACATCCTGTTCACCAGCCACCGCCACAACATGGACGGCACCTACGGGATCTCTGCCTTCTTCCTGCTGCGCGCCTCGCTGCAGGACCACGGAGTCGACTACACCTGCCGCGTCTCCCACAAGTCCCTGCGGGTCTCAATCCGTAAGAGCGTGCGCCTGGCCGTGGAGG CTGCTCCACAGATTGGTACGATCCTACTTGGATTTCTATTCTTCGTTCTGTTAATAATGTTGGCTGTTCTGTTGAAGTACCTTCACAAAG caagagAAACGAGCAACAAG aaGAAACCGTACTAA
- the LOC117430299 gene encoding rap1 GTPase-activating protein 2-like isoform X11 has translation MMGILRSWSLSAEFFDMLERMQVPKAEEQKSGTQRNKDDYIPYPRIEEILEKGGPYSLVILPQFGGYWIEDPESVGTPSSADSSFYEEEDGGLSPGTFGYKLECNGTARAYRKHFLGKEHMNFYCSGSSLGNLILSLKYEEVENQEYLRIILRSKVKTLHDRISLAGLCKLPSIPQIAKALCDDVTGLKFNPVLYPRASQLIVTYDEHEVNNTFKFGVVYQKSGQISEEQLFGNNEESPAFEEFLNLLGDKIQLQDFKGFRGGLDVTHGQTGAESVYTVFKDREIMFHVSTKLPYTEGDTQQLQRKRHIGNDIVAAVFQEENTPFVPDMIASNFLHAYIVVQVEDPCTDHTSYKVSVTAREDVPPFGPSLPNPAVFKKGPEFREFLLTKLINAENACYKSDKFAKLEGRTRAALIDNLHDEIHSQTMAMLGLGSDEDKLENGSHHGFLESFKRAIRVRSHSMETMVGTHKKHHSGGVPGSLSGVISQNSSECTKSTFSPPVLSAKSPLKSPGKRRSGLFPRLHASTESQGDSRTRCDSLSSAQKTPDSGHVSQDVKSETSSNPSSPEICTNKERSYIKLKDSSRSNISRSSSSTSSSSMAGESEALEENESASSQPSTASPFRGDAFLYSPSLSCDSQSSAPPVIMCRSPTDVKSKTSPRSNLKFRFDKLSHSSTINQERRGMDLIAEDASGT, from the exons gaTGATTACATTCCCTATCCACGAATTGAAGAG ATCCTGGAGAAGGGGGGTCCGTACTCGCTGGTGATCCTGCCCCAGTTTGGGGGGTACTGGATCGAGGATCCTGAGAGCGTGGGCACCCCCTCCTCGGCAGACAGCAGCTTCTATGAGGAAGAGGACGGGGGCTTGAGCCCTGGCACCTTCGGGTACAAACTGGAGTGCAATGGCACCGCGCGTGCCTACCGGAAACACTTCCTGGGCAAG GAGCATATGAATTTTTACTGCAGTGGCAGCAGCCTGGGAAACCTCATTCTCTCCCTGAAGTATGAGGAAGTGGAAAACCAGGAATACCTCCGAATAATACTCAG GTCCAAAGTCAAAACCTTACACGACAGAATCTCCCTGGCTGGACTCTGCAAGCTTCCCAGCATCCCGCagatagccaag GCTCTCTGTGATGATGTGACTGGTTTGAAGTTCAATCCTGTGCTCTACCCAAGG GCGTCCCAGCTGATAGTAACTTACGATGAGCATGAAGTCAACAACACCTTCAAGTTCGGCGTGGTCTATCAGAAATCCGGACAG ATCTCCGAGGAGCAGCTCTTTGGAAATAATGAAGAAAGCCCTGCTTTTGAAGAATTCCTAAACTTACTTGGGGACAAGATCCAGCTGCAGGATTTTAAAGG TTTCCGAGGAGGTCTTGACGTGACCCACGGCCAGACTGGTGCAGAGTCCGTCTACACTGTGTTCAAAGACCGAGAGATCATGTTCCACGTCTCCACCAAGCTGCCCTACACTGAGGGAGACACGCAGCAG CTGCAGAGGAAGAGGCACATTGGGAATGACATTGTAGCCGCGGTGTTTCAGGAAGAGAACACACCTTTCGTGCCGGACATGATCGCGTCGAACTTCCTGCACGCCTACATCGTCGTGCAAGTCGAGGACCCCTGCACGGACCACACCTCCTACAAG GTGTCAGTAACCGCGAGAGAGGATGTCCCTCCCTTTGGTCCGTCCCTGCCAAACCCGGCCGTCTTTAAGAAG GGTCCGGAGTTCAGAGAGTTCCTGCTTACGAAGCTGATCAACGCAGAGAATGCCTGCTACAAGTCCGACAAGTTTGCGAAGCTGGAG GGTCGGACGCGGGCAGCGCTGATTGATAACCTCCACGACGAGATCCACTCGCAGACGATGGCCATGCTGGGGCTGGGCTCCGACGAGGATAAGCTGGAGAACGGCAGCCACCACGGCTTCCTCGAGTCCTTCAAG agggcGATCCGCGTGCGCAGCCACTCCATGGAGACGATGGTGGGCACCCACAAGAAGCACCACAGCGGGGGGGTGCCGGGCAGCCTGAGCGGGGTGATCTCCCAGAACAGCAGCGAGTGCACCAAGAGCACCTTCTCG CCTCCGGTGCTGTCTGCAAAGAGCCCTCTGAAGAGTCCAGGGAAGAGGCGATCTGGGCTGTTCCCCCGCTTGCATGCCAGCACTGAGAGCCAGGGAGACAGCCGGACTCGatg TGACAGCCTCTCGAGTGCTCAGAAGACCCCAGACAGCGGCCACGTGTCACAGGATGTGAAGTCAGAGACCTCCTCCAATCCCAGCTCTCCTGAAATCTGCACCAATAAAGAGAG GTCCTACATCAAGCTGAAGGACAGCAGCCGCTCCAACATCTCCCGCTCCTCCTCCAGCACTAGCAGCAGCAGCATGGCCGGGGAGAGCGAGGCTCTGGAGGAGAACGAGAGTGCG AGCAGCCAGCCCTCCACAGCCTCCCCGTTCCGTGGCGATGCGTTTCTGTACAGCCCGTCGCTGAGCTGCGATTCCCAGAGCTCCGCCCCTCCCGTCATCATGTGCCGCAGCCCCACAG ACGTGAAGAGCAAGACGTCTCCAAGATCCAACTTGAAATTCAGGTTCGATAAACTGAGCCACTCCAGTACA ATTAACCAAGAAAGGAGGGGTATGGATTTGATTGCAGAAGATGCAAGTGGAACCTGA
- the LOC117430299 gene encoding rap1 GTPase-activating protein 2-like isoform X13 — protein sequence MKVKSAEFFDMLERMQDDYIPYPRIEEILEKGGPYSLVILPQFGGYWIEDPESVGTPSSADSSFYEEEDGGLSPGTFGYKLECNGTARAYRKHFLGKEHMNFYCSGSSLGNLILSLKYEEVENQEYLRIILRSKVKTLHDRISLAGLCKLPSIPQIAKALCDDVTGLKFNPVLYPRASQLIVTYDEHEVNNTFKFGVVYQKSGQISEEQLFGNNEESPAFEEFLNLLGDKIQLQDFKGFRGGLDVTHGQTGAESVYTVFKDREIMFHVSTKLPYTEGDTQQLQRKRHIGNDIVAAVFQEENTPFVPDMIASNFLHAYIVVQVEDPCTDHTSYKVSVTAREDVPPFGPSLPNPAVFKKGPEFREFLLTKLINAENACYKSDKFAKLEGRTRAALIDNLHDEIHSQTMAMLGLGSDEDKLENGSHHGFLESFKRAIRVRSHSMETMVGTHKKHHSGGVPGSLSGVISQNSSECTKSTFSPPVLSAKSPLKSPGKRRSGLFPRLHASTESQGDSRTRCDSLSSAQKTPDSGHVSQDVKSETSSNPSSPEICTNKERSYIKLKDSSRSNISRSSSSTSSSSMAGESEALEENESASSQPSTASPFRGDAFLYSPSLSCDSQSSAPPVIMCRSPTDVKSKTSPRSNLKFRFDKLSHSSTINQERRGMDLIAEDASGT from the exons gaTGATTACATTCCCTATCCACGAATTGAAGAG ATCCTGGAGAAGGGGGGTCCGTACTCGCTGGTGATCCTGCCCCAGTTTGGGGGGTACTGGATCGAGGATCCTGAGAGCGTGGGCACCCCCTCCTCGGCAGACAGCAGCTTCTATGAGGAAGAGGACGGGGGCTTGAGCCCTGGCACCTTCGGGTACAAACTGGAGTGCAATGGCACCGCGCGTGCCTACCGGAAACACTTCCTGGGCAAG GAGCATATGAATTTTTACTGCAGTGGCAGCAGCCTGGGAAACCTCATTCTCTCCCTGAAGTATGAGGAAGTGGAAAACCAGGAATACCTCCGAATAATACTCAG GTCCAAAGTCAAAACCTTACACGACAGAATCTCCCTGGCTGGACTCTGCAAGCTTCCCAGCATCCCGCagatagccaag GCTCTCTGTGATGATGTGACTGGTTTGAAGTTCAATCCTGTGCTCTACCCAAGG GCGTCCCAGCTGATAGTAACTTACGATGAGCATGAAGTCAACAACACCTTCAAGTTCGGCGTGGTCTATCAGAAATCCGGACAG ATCTCCGAGGAGCAGCTCTTTGGAAATAATGAAGAAAGCCCTGCTTTTGAAGAATTCCTAAACTTACTTGGGGACAAGATCCAGCTGCAGGATTTTAAAGG TTTCCGAGGAGGTCTTGACGTGACCCACGGCCAGACTGGTGCAGAGTCCGTCTACACTGTGTTCAAAGACCGAGAGATCATGTTCCACGTCTCCACCAAGCTGCCCTACACTGAGGGAGACACGCAGCAG CTGCAGAGGAAGAGGCACATTGGGAATGACATTGTAGCCGCGGTGTTTCAGGAAGAGAACACACCTTTCGTGCCGGACATGATCGCGTCGAACTTCCTGCACGCCTACATCGTCGTGCAAGTCGAGGACCCCTGCACGGACCACACCTCCTACAAG GTGTCAGTAACCGCGAGAGAGGATGTCCCTCCCTTTGGTCCGTCCCTGCCAAACCCGGCCGTCTTTAAGAAG GGTCCGGAGTTCAGAGAGTTCCTGCTTACGAAGCTGATCAACGCAGAGAATGCCTGCTACAAGTCCGACAAGTTTGCGAAGCTGGAG GGTCGGACGCGGGCAGCGCTGATTGATAACCTCCACGACGAGATCCACTCGCAGACGATGGCCATGCTGGGGCTGGGCTCCGACGAGGATAAGCTGGAGAACGGCAGCCACCACGGCTTCCTCGAGTCCTTCAAG agggcGATCCGCGTGCGCAGCCACTCCATGGAGACGATGGTGGGCACCCACAAGAAGCACCACAGCGGGGGGGTGCCGGGCAGCCTGAGCGGGGTGATCTCCCAGAACAGCAGCGAGTGCACCAAGAGCACCTTCTCG CCTCCGGTGCTGTCTGCAAAGAGCCCTCTGAAGAGTCCAGGGAAGAGGCGATCTGGGCTGTTCCCCCGCTTGCATGCCAGCACTGAGAGCCAGGGAGACAGCCGGACTCGatg TGACAGCCTCTCGAGTGCTCAGAAGACCCCAGACAGCGGCCACGTGTCACAGGATGTGAAGTCAGAGACCTCCTCCAATCCCAGCTCTCCTGAAATCTGCACCAATAAAGAGAG GTCCTACATCAAGCTGAAGGACAGCAGCCGCTCCAACATCTCCCGCTCCTCCTCCAGCACTAGCAGCAGCAGCATGGCCGGGGAGAGCGAGGCTCTGGAGGAGAACGAGAGTGCG AGCAGCCAGCCCTCCACAGCCTCCCCGTTCCGTGGCGATGCGTTTCTGTACAGCCCGTCGCTGAGCTGCGATTCCCAGAGCTCCGCCCCTCCCGTCATCATGTGCCGCAGCCCCACAG ACGTGAAGAGCAAGACGTCTCCAAGATCCAACTTGAAATTCAGGTTCGATAAACTGAGCCACTCCAGTACA ATTAACCAAGAAAGGAGGGGTATGGATTTGATTGCAGAAGATGCAAGTGGAACCTGA
- the LOC117430299 gene encoding rap1 GTPase-activating protein 2-like isoform X10, with amino-acid sequence MHRKFWKQEMLNLSDAPLSDRPPSPPRTAPPNMKSAEFFDMLERMQVPKAEEQKSGTQRNKDDYIPYPRIEEILEKGGPYSLVILPQFGGYWIEDPESVGTPSSADSSFYEEEDGGLSPGTFGYKLECNGTARAYRKHFLGKEHMNFYCSGSSLGNLILSLKYEEVENQEYLRIILRSKVKTLHDRISLAGLCKLPSIPQIAKALCDDVTGLKFNPVLYPRASQLIVTYDEHEVNNTFKFGVVYQKSGQISEEQLFGNNEESPAFEEFLNLLGDKIQLQDFKGFRGGLDVTHGQTGAESVYTVFKDREIMFHVSTKLPYTEGDTQQLQRKRHIGNDIVAAVFQEENTPFVPDMIASNFLHAYIVVQVEDPCTDHTSYKVSVTAREDVPPFGPSLPNPAVFKKGPEFREFLLTKLINAENACYKSDKFAKLEGRTRAALIDNLHDEIHSQTMAMLGLGSDEDKLENGSHHGFLESFKRAIRVRSHSMETMVGTHKKHHSGGVPGSLSGVISQNSSECTKSTFSPPVLSAKSPLKSPGKRRSGLFPRLHASTESQGDSRTRCDSLSSAQKTPDSGHVSQDVKSETSSNPSSPEICTNKERSYIKLKDSSRSNISRSSSSTSSSSMAGESEALEENESASSQPSTASPFRGDAFLYSPSLSCDSQSSAPPVIMCRSPTDVKSKTSPRSNLKFRFDKLSHSSTINQERRGMDLIAEDASGT; translated from the exons gaTGATTACATTCCCTATCCACGAATTGAAGAG ATCCTGGAGAAGGGGGGTCCGTACTCGCTGGTGATCCTGCCCCAGTTTGGGGGGTACTGGATCGAGGATCCTGAGAGCGTGGGCACCCCCTCCTCGGCAGACAGCAGCTTCTATGAGGAAGAGGACGGGGGCTTGAGCCCTGGCACCTTCGGGTACAAACTGGAGTGCAATGGCACCGCGCGTGCCTACCGGAAACACTTCCTGGGCAAG GAGCATATGAATTTTTACTGCAGTGGCAGCAGCCTGGGAAACCTCATTCTCTCCCTGAAGTATGAGGAAGTGGAAAACCAGGAATACCTCCGAATAATACTCAG GTCCAAAGTCAAAACCTTACACGACAGAATCTCCCTGGCTGGACTCTGCAAGCTTCCCAGCATCCCGCagatagccaag GCTCTCTGTGATGATGTGACTGGTTTGAAGTTCAATCCTGTGCTCTACCCAAGG GCGTCCCAGCTGATAGTAACTTACGATGAGCATGAAGTCAACAACACCTTCAAGTTCGGCGTGGTCTATCAGAAATCCGGACAG ATCTCCGAGGAGCAGCTCTTTGGAAATAATGAAGAAAGCCCTGCTTTTGAAGAATTCCTAAACTTACTTGGGGACAAGATCCAGCTGCAGGATTTTAAAGG TTTCCGAGGAGGTCTTGACGTGACCCACGGCCAGACTGGTGCAGAGTCCGTCTACACTGTGTTCAAAGACCGAGAGATCATGTTCCACGTCTCCACCAAGCTGCCCTACACTGAGGGAGACACGCAGCAG CTGCAGAGGAAGAGGCACATTGGGAATGACATTGTAGCCGCGGTGTTTCAGGAAGAGAACACACCTTTCGTGCCGGACATGATCGCGTCGAACTTCCTGCACGCCTACATCGTCGTGCAAGTCGAGGACCCCTGCACGGACCACACCTCCTACAAG GTGTCAGTAACCGCGAGAGAGGATGTCCCTCCCTTTGGTCCGTCCCTGCCAAACCCGGCCGTCTTTAAGAAG GGTCCGGAGTTCAGAGAGTTCCTGCTTACGAAGCTGATCAACGCAGAGAATGCCTGCTACAAGTCCGACAAGTTTGCGAAGCTGGAG GGTCGGACGCGGGCAGCGCTGATTGATAACCTCCACGACGAGATCCACTCGCAGACGATGGCCATGCTGGGGCTGGGCTCCGACGAGGATAAGCTGGAGAACGGCAGCCACCACGGCTTCCTCGAGTCCTTCAAG agggcGATCCGCGTGCGCAGCCACTCCATGGAGACGATGGTGGGCACCCACAAGAAGCACCACAGCGGGGGGGTGCCGGGCAGCCTGAGCGGGGTGATCTCCCAGAACAGCAGCGAGTGCACCAAGAGCACCTTCTCG CCTCCGGTGCTGTCTGCAAAGAGCCCTCTGAAGAGTCCAGGGAAGAGGCGATCTGGGCTGTTCCCCCGCTTGCATGCCAGCACTGAGAGCCAGGGAGACAGCCGGACTCGatg TGACAGCCTCTCGAGTGCTCAGAAGACCCCAGACAGCGGCCACGTGTCACAGGATGTGAAGTCAGAGACCTCCTCCAATCCCAGCTCTCCTGAAATCTGCACCAATAAAGAGAG GTCCTACATCAAGCTGAAGGACAGCAGCCGCTCCAACATCTCCCGCTCCTCCTCCAGCACTAGCAGCAGCAGCATGGCCGGGGAGAGCGAGGCTCTGGAGGAGAACGAGAGTGCG AGCAGCCAGCCCTCCACAGCCTCCCCGTTCCGTGGCGATGCGTTTCTGTACAGCCCGTCGCTGAGCTGCGATTCCCAGAGCTCCGCCCCTCCCGTCATCATGTGCCGCAGCCCCACAG ACGTGAAGAGCAAGACGTCTCCAAGATCCAACTTGAAATTCAGGTTCGATAAACTGAGCCACTCCAGTACA ATTAACCAAGAAAGGAGGGGTATGGATTTGATTGCAGAAGATGCAAGTGGAACCTGA